A part of Arachis hypogaea cultivar Tifrunner chromosome 12, arahy.Tifrunner.gnm2.J5K5, whole genome shotgun sequence genomic DNA contains:
- the LOC112730132 gene encoding protein MAIN-LIKE 1-like: protein MAEERSLYRLNGVAHIAGAIADEPTRCIYSVRRQQNMSMHHRIILYLERAGLYHLARLNSHWFLLDESLVSAFIERWRPETHTFNMPFGECIVTLQDVVFQIGLPVDGEALSGCLGEFEKFIEGGRPAQEWFQDLFGELPPSNKVKQMTVHFILFHERFRMLPADATEDTVRIYARAYIMMLLSTQLFGDKSANRVHIQWLPYLVNLDDMGRYSWGSAALERLYRCILNSIRSSLKFKIRNTRRHINMDNRTR, encoded by the exons ATGGCAGAAGAACGGAGCTTGTACCGACTGAACGGTGTTGCCCATATTGCCGGTGCCATTGCCGATGAG CCAACTAGGTGTATCTATAGTGTGAGACGGCAACAAAATATGTCCATGCATCACAGGATCATCCTGTATTTAGAGAGGGCTGGATTGTACCACTTGGCCAGGTTAAACAGTCACTGGTTCTTGTTGGACGAGTCCTTGGTCAGTGCATTCATTGAGAGGTGGCGCCCTGAGACGCACACCTTTAATATGCCTTTTGGAGAGTGCATAGTGACATTGCAAGATGTGGTGTTTCAGATTGGGTTACCTGTCGATGGGGAGGCCTTGAGTGGTTGCCTTGGAGAGTTTGAGAAATTCATAGAGGGTGGCCGACCAGCGCAGGAGTGGTTTCAGGATCTATTCGGTGAGCTTCCACCATCGAATAAGGTCAAGCAGATGACAGTCCACTTTATATTGTTCCATGAGAGGTTTAGAATGTTACCAGCAGATGCGACCGAGGACACTGTTCGTATTTACGCACGTGCCTACATCATGATGCTGTTATCCACTCAGTTATTTGGGGACAAGAGTGCGAACCGGGTACATATACAGTGGTTGCCATATTTGGTGAATCTTGATGACATGGGGAGGTATAGCTGGGGGTCGGCCGCTTTGGAAAGGTTGTATCGATGCATTCTCAACTCGATCCGGTCCAGCCTCAAATTCAAAATCAGGAACACCAGGAGGCACATCAACATGGACAACCGCACACGTTGA